The following are encoded together in the Glycine max cultivar Williams 82 chromosome 8, Glycine_max_v4.0, whole genome shotgun sequence genome:
- the LOC100784650 gene encoding isoflavone 2'-hydroxylase produces the protein MEILSFLSYSLLYVFLFLLLKLLLQARKFQNLPPGPPSLPIIGNLHHLKRPLHRTFRALSDKYGHVISLWFGSRLVVVVSSQTLFQECFTKNDVVLANRPRFLSGKHIFYNYTTLGSSPYGEHWRNLRRITALDVLSTHRLHSFAAIRRDETHRLVRKLAEAQGSESSLSFAEVELTSKFYDMTFNNIMRMISGKRYYGDDCDMADVEEAKQFRAMVSELLKLAGANNKNDFMPVLRLFDFENLEKRLKKISNKTDTFLRGLLEEIRAKKQRANTMLDHLLSLQESQPEYYTDQIIKGLALGMLIAATDSQAVTLEWALSCVLNHPEVFKRARDELETHVGQDHLLEESDLSKLPYLKNIIYETLRLYTPAPLLLPHSSSEECIIGGFKVPGDTIVLINAWSIHRDPKVWSEATSFKPERFEKEGELDKLIAFGLGRRACPGEGLAMRALCLSLGLLIQCFEWKRVGDKEIDMREESGFTLSRLIPLKAMCKARPVINRLGK, from the exons ATGGAGATCCTTTCCTTCTTGTCCTACTCTCTCCTCTacgtttttctctttctcctcttAAAGCTTCTTCTCCAAGCCAGAAAGTTTCAAAACCTCCCACCAGGTCCACCCTCTCTCCCCATAATCGGCAACCTCCACCACCTCAAGCGCCCCCTCCACCGCACCTTCAGAGCCCTCTCCGACAAGTACGGCCACGTCATTTCCCTATGGTTTGGCTCCCGCCTCGTCGTCGTCGTCTCCTCCCAAACCTTATTCCAAGAATGCTTCACCAAAAACGACGTCGTCCTCGCCAACCGCCCCCGCTTCCTCTCCGGAAAACACATCTTCTACAACTACACAACCTTGGGGTCCTCCCCCTATGGCGAGCACTGGCGTAACCTCCGCCGCATCACCGCCCTCGACGTCCTCTCCACCCACCGCCTCCACTCTTTTGCCGCCATCCGGAGGGACGAGACTCACCGCCTCGTCCGAAAACTCGCCGAGGCTCAAGG GTCGGAGTCGTCCCTCTCCTTCGCCGAAGTGGAACTGACGTCTAAGTTTTACGACATGACGTTCAACAACATCATGAGGATGATATCCGGGAAGAGGTACTACGGTGATGATTGTGATATGGCCGATGTGGAGGAGGCCAAGCAGTTTAGGGCTATGGTTTCGGAGCTGCTGAAGCTGGCTGGGGCAAATAACAAGAACGATTTCATGCCGGTGCTGAGGCTGTTTGATTTTGAAAACCTGGAGAAGAGGCTGAAGAAGATTAGCAATAAAACTGATACGTTCTTGAGAGGGCTGCTTGAAGAAATCCGCGCCAAGAAGCAGCGTGCAAATACCATGCTGGATCATCTCCTCAGCTTGCAGGAATCGCAGCCTGAGTACTATACTGATCAGATCATCAAAGGCCTTGCTTtg GGTATGCTCATTGCTGCAACTGATTCACAAGCTGTAACTTTAGAGTGGGCATTATCTTGTGTGCTGAACCATCCAGAGGTGTTTAAGAGGGCGAGGGATGAATTGGAAACCCATGTGGGACAAGACCATTTGTTGGAGGAGTCTGACCTTTCAAAACTCCCTTACCTTAAAAACATTATCTATGAGACACTTCGGTTGTACACTCCTGCTCCATTGTTGTTACCACATTCATCTTCAGAAGAGTGCATTATTGGGGGATTCAAAGTTCCAGGAGACACCATAGTGTTGATCAATGCTTGGTCCATTCATAGGGACCCTAAAGTGTGGAGTGAAGCCACAAGTTTCAAGCCTGAAAGGTTTGAAAAGGAAGGTGAGTTAGACAAGTTGATTGCATTTGGGTTGGGAAGAAGGGCTTGTCCAGGAGAAGGCTTGGCTATGCGTGCACTCTGCTTGAGTTTGGGATTGTTGATCCAATGCTTTGAGTGGAAACGGGTTGGTGATAAAGAGATTGATATGAGAGAGGAAAGTGGATTCACTTTGTCTAGGTTAATCCCATTAAAGGCCATGTGTAAAGCACGCCCAGTCATCAACAGGCTTgggaaataa
- the LOC100777859 gene encoding uncharacterized protein, with protein sequence MAKSLRSKREKRLRAIRREIVEPFYDKKEAAKLAAQEAALAAPKLEVPSKPNTAMEASASTDNTNMDVEVADGSQSMASLKPVGGIGKKSKKKLKIAKNKRRGNGKHRRTRKI encoded by the exons ATGGCGAAGTCATTGAGATCGAAGAGGGAGAAGAGGCTGAGGGCTATTCGGAGGGAGATTGTTGAACCTTTCTATGACAAGAAAGAAGCTGCTAAGCTTGCTGCCCAAGAGGCTGCCCTTGCCGCCCCTAAGCTGGAGGTTCCTTCGAAACCAAATACTGCTATGGAAGCATCCGCTTCCACTGACAACACCAACATGG ATGTGGAGGTGGCTGATGGAAGCCAAAGCATGGCTTCCTTAAAGCCTGTTGGTGGAATAGGGAAGAAATCCAAAAAGAAGTTGAAAATAGCTAAAAACAAACGCCGTGGTAATGGAAAGCACAGGAGAACCCGTAAGATATGA
- the LOC100784120 gene encoding isoflavone 3'-hydroxylase, with the protein MGPLLYSSLLVLVLILRFVQRRRVKNLPPCPPSLPLIGNLHYIKSPLHRSLLSLSEKYGPIFSLWFGSRFVVVISSPTLLQECFTKHDIVLANRPRFLTGKYLFYNYSSMGSSPYGDHWRNLRRIITIDVLSTSRLNSFFEIRREETMRVIQKLARETCNGFALVHLRPRLTEMTFNNMMRMISGKRYYGDDIEAADAEEAKQFRDIMTEVMSLLGANNKGDFLPFLRWFDFDGLEKRLKVISTRADSFLQGLLEEHRSGKHKANTMIEHLLTMQESQPHYYSDHIIKGLIQGMLLAGTDTTAVAIEWAVSSLLNHPEILKKAKDEIDNMVGQDRLVDESDIPKLPYLQNIIYETLRLFAPAPLLLPHYSSEECTIGGFTIPRDTIVLINAWAIQRDPEHWSDATCFKPERFEQEGEANKLIPFGLGRRACPGIGLAHRSMGLTLGLLIQCFEWKRPTDEEIDMRENKGLALPKLIPLEAMFKTRPISEKVMQQLAIFGT; encoded by the exons ATGGGTCCTTTGTTGTACTCCTCTCTCCTTGTTCTTGTTTTGATCCTCAGGTTTGTGCAAAGAAGAAGAGTAAAAAATCTTCCACCATGTCCACCAAGTCTTCCCCTAATCGGCAACCTCCACTACATAAAAAGCCCACTCCACCGCTCCCTCCTCAGCCTATCAGAAAAGTACGGCCCCATCTTCTCCCTCTGGTTCGGTTCACGCTTTGTGGTTGTCATCTCCTCCCCAACCTTGCTTCAAGAATGCTTCACCAAACACGACATCGTCCTCGCCAACCGCCCGCGCTTCCTCACCGGAAAATACCTCTTCTACAACTACTCAAGCATGGGCTCCTCCCCCTACGGCGACCACTGGCGCAACCTCCGCCGCATCATCACCATCGACGTCCTCTCGACGTCGCGCCTCAACTCCTTCTTTGAAATCCGAAGGGAGGAAACCATGAGGGTCATACAAAAGCTTGCTAGGGAAACATGCAATGGCTTCGCCCTGGTGCATCTCAGACCCAG GCTCACAGAGATGACATTCAACAACATGATGAGAATGATATCAGGGAAGAGGTACTACGGCGACGACATCGAGGCGGCGGATGCGGAGGAAGCGAAGCAATTCAGAGACATAATGACGGAGGTTATGTCGCTGTTGGGTGCAAACAACAAGGGagacttcttgcccttccttcGGTGGTTTGATTTTGACGGTTTGGAGAAGAGGCTGAAGGTGATTAGCACGAGGGCAGATTCGTTCTTGCAAGGACTCCTCGAAGAGCATCGTAGTGGGAAGCACAAGGCCAACACCATGATAGAACATCTCTTGACTATGCAAGAGTCTCAGCCTCATTACTACTCGGATCACATTATCAAAGGCCTTATTCAG GGTATGCTGCTTGCTGGAACAGACACAACAGCCGTGGCTATAGAGTGGGCAGTATCTTCTTTATTAAACCACCCAGAGATATTGAAGAAAGCAAAGGATGAAATAGACAACATGGTAGGACAAGATCGCTTGGTGGATGAGTCAGACATTCCAAAACTTCCTTATCTTCAAAACATTATTTACGAGACACTTAGATTGTTTGCTCCAGCACCATTACTATTGCCTCATTATTCTTCAGAAGAGTGCACCATAGGGGGATTCACTATTCCACGTGACACCATAGTGTTGATCAATGCATGGGCCATTCAAAGAGATCCTGAACATTGGAGTGATGCTACATGTTTTAAGCCCGAGAGATTTGAACAAGAAGGGGAAGCAAACAAGTTGATTCCATTCGGATTGGGAAGAAGAGCTTGTCCCGGAATCGGTTTGGCACATCGTTCAATGGGCTTAACTTTGGGATTATTGATTCAATGCTTTGAATGGAAACGACCAACTGATGAAGAGATTGATATGAGGGAGAATAAAGGGCTGGCATTGCCAAAGCTAATTCCATTGGAAGCTATGTTTAAAACACGACCAATCAGCGAGAAAGTTATGCAACAATTAGCTATATTTGGTACCTAA